The Daphnia pulex isolate KAP4 chromosome 7, ASM2113471v1 genome includes the window AGGTGAGATGTCAAGGAAAACATGTAACACCAACCACCATATTGAAGTTCAATGGCATAAATCTACTTTTCAAAAGATGTTTGTTATGTTAGGCCAGGGTTAGGCCACAAACCACAAAGTGGTTACGCAAATATACCAGTGATGAAACTGGTAAATGAAAAGGGAATATTttcatgtatttttatttttttttgaatccacattttttttaaaataaatttatgaaatgtgTTGTTTACGTTTTCAAAGTGTTTTTATTGTCACAGTCCCGATATGCAAGAAATAGATTTGTCTGCATATGCGTTGGGATTACCCCTGAAAGAGAAGTTATCTTATTTAAAAGTTGCGAAGTGTTGGTCTGATACAGTGCCCTTTCAAAACCCAGCCGcaattttaaactaaaaagaaggaagactTCAAGAGTCTTGTGAAACAGACAGATAGAAAtgatctcattttctttctcatatACAAACCAAATAGTGCAAAGAGTCCAAGTGCAACAGAAAAACCAATAGAAAGTTTCAAAACTTGGAATCCTACACAAAATATATCGATGGATACTTAAGGGACACCTGTGCAATGAAGTTAGCGAATGGAAAAAGTGTTGTGAAAAGAATGGTGCGTAGGCCTATTTTACCCACTCCTGTTTGATGTAATATTTTATTGTCAACCGCTATGAAAACCGATTACGACTTTTATAAGTACATATGGCACGTCACGCACACAGCCTAAGTAACAGTGTAACagttcgttttattttttaaaaaacataaattgtGGAGAAGAAGCTAAAAAAGTTTAACTCATTGTTTAAGAAAATACCTCGATATTGAACAAAAGAGACACTTCCTTCATTATATTGTGTTTCACACTTTCTCGATTATTCATTACCTTACCTTACTGCAACAGGGTATGTGTCATATAAAAATTCGCAAAAAACTAGTCAACCGTAGTCAACTAAAAAGGAGATCGGAAAATTCCCCAGAATTTCGATTTTGGAATAATGCCAATAGATATACGATAGGGCTGAAAatatatcaaatcaaaaggtgttaagagaaaatttaagcttttttggaaatgaaaGTCCGCCCTACAGAACTGCACGTTCCACCGACTTGTTGTATTCCTGACCAAGAAAGGGAGGATACCTTAAGTAATCCACACGTACCAAACGACCCAATGGACCATGCAAcagaaataaacaaaccaTGCTAATTTCCAAGTCTGATACAACAAACTGATATCCGGCAACAAATGGTGGTTCCACCCTTATTATATCCCATATTTAGCCATCTAACTCTTCAAATATGCGTCAGAATTGTGAAGAGCTACGTTTTCAACTAAAACAAGGACCATTATCTCAACTGATATCTGTTGGTCTCGTTATTAAAGCGATCCAGCCAGAAGAATACGGTAGGAAGAAGACAGAGGGAGAAGTCAATTTAAGAATTAGAGGGGGGTGTCATCGCCGATACGAGTTAATAGACTTTCCTTATTGCCCCCAAAATCGATTTGCATGACTAGTATGAGTATcagcacaaaaataaataaaaattaatgacAAACGAAAAGactcaaacaaacaaaaacgaagTGATATTCCATATCCAAATAAAGTATCACATCCACCTCAACAGAGAAGCTATCGCCAAAATGACACGATATTTTATTAATCACAGCACCGTGCTTCGTGCCATACAAACCCTCatctcttctcttttgattgtttaccaTACAACAAATTTAGCACGAAGTAACACACTCAATAAGGAGGTAAGAATACTACCAGAACGGGAATTATCTTGAATACATAATCTAATGGATGGTGGttgattattaaattttaaaaataaagaaacaaaaatttaacgagtagctttgcttttttttttaaatgactgAAATACTCAATCGTCAGCTTTTGTTTATCCACAGCGACATTGCGACAAGTTTTATGCCAGATAACCAAAAATTGCAAGCGAATACATTACGTTTGGTAACATTCGCCTTCGGCGAATATAcacctttatttaaaaaaaaatacaatgcaAATTAACTATAGAAGTGcacatttgaataaattccTCTTCCTAatcgagaaaaatataattttgaagCCCGCAccattactttttcttttttacatgcccgtgcaaattaaattttaaagcgGTTAATATGCCCTTTACACAGACTGGTCACAAACCTGGCACATTTTACAATAAGGACAAACTAACATTATACTAGGTAACATTTATTCTAAAGCAAACTCCGGTTAGATGGAATAATCCACCATAACAAATCTCACGATCCTCTTAATTACTTCCCGCTTCCCTCCGACCAAAGTTTCAATGTTTCGTCATAAAAAACCATCAAACCAATCAGCACGATTTTTTAACTTACACATTAGTAACCATAATCCGTAAATTTTCTAttaataaaacgaaataaattttgtaaacatctacattataataattaagtttgaaaaacaaataaacttaTAACAGAAGccttaaaatttattataaatcgCTTCTGCATTAGCGTTGCTGATTCAGAGCTTGATAAGATTtcgtgaatttaaaaaaaaatatccaaaacgGGAAAGAGGTGTTTTGTCAAGACCGACGACGAATAACATAATAAGGTTGGCGACACGTTTGAACATATTATCAGATTATAAGAACCAGATCcgatcaatgaaaaaaaaacagccaaatttgtttattcaacTACTGAAGATATTTTAAAGCACAACTTAGTCAGTCCCTTGAAAAATCCTGCAAGTTCGAGAACAGCAGTTTCCTACCATATTTTGCACATTGGGTGTGGACTGTCAGTTCATGAGCACAAGGCCACGAGTTTTTAACCGGTAAACCAAACGTTTCCACAagtcaatatttgaaaaaataaataaataaatagtcaTCTAAGACACGTATCTTCACGGTCAcccataaaataataaatgaatccTTCATCCATGTTGGGTGGACGACTTTCagctgattttcattttctatagcaaaagaaaaattacttgttCGGTCAACGAAGCAAAATCCACACTATATAAAGGACGACCCATCTTTTTCGATTATCAAGCATTCGTCGCTTATTCTTCAATCCCGACACAAGCATCGTCAATCACCATGAAGCACTCAGTAAGTCAAAATTCGTCGCTTTCTTACATACTAATAACCCAAATGAATTCGTAATATCCTTGAAATGTGTTATTCGTGTTACTAACTGAATCGTATGTGTAGATTGCTATGATCTTTGTCTCCTTGACGGCCTACGTTTTGATGGCCTCTGCTCAGCTACCCCCTACCTGGACCAACCCTTACTATTTCTACTCCAACATCAACACTCCACCAATCGTAGCTCCCCAAAAGATTTCGGCCGACGAGACGGAAATCAATTCGAAGACATTCACTAATTACGATGATCACAGTATCCAAAACACATTAAGCTCTCATGTCGTACTCCTAACAACATGCCTGAGAGATCTGAAAAGTAAGTTGTACTTTTTAAAAGTATTGAAAAGGAATCAAATAACTTCAGTATAAATTTTCAGCTACAAAAGCCGATTTGGCCGTAACGCATACTACCGTCGATACGTAAAGAATGAGCTGAAAGGTAATGCTTAACttttgcaaagaaaaaatcatagAAAGTTTGACTAAATCCATCAATTTTCGAATGCGTTATGAAACGATTTACAGATACGAAAGATGATTTGGCTAAAACACACGCCGAGGTCGAAAGCGTCAAGAAGGAGTTGAATGCGTTGAAAGGTAATGCTTAAAGTTTGAAAACAGTCAAAGTTGATGAACAAAATTCTTTACAAATTGAGCTTAGGTGCAAAAGACGAACTGGCTCAAACACACGCTACTTTCGAAAGCCTAAAGAAGGAGTTGGCCAATGTAATAACTACAGtcgaaaatatgaaaaaggaCACTAGTGGTAAAAACTCAAATCTAAAATTTCCCTATGTaactgaaaaaattgaaagacattttaaatttgtattacaAGTGGATGCTGCTTCCAGTATCGGTCGAATGCCCAAATCTTGTGATGATCTCCAGAAAATTGGACACAGGAAAAGCGGATTGTTTTCAGTTATGGGCAACAAAACAGTTGACAACGTCTACTGCGATTTCACGAAACCAACCAATGACACAGGTATGgtccagtttgttttttgCCATTCACGACTAATATAACTTGCAATTTCTGTTGTTAGGTTTTCAAAAAGTGATCGGCCACTTTGACATTAAAACAACACCTGTTTATTTTCACGCCCAGAAATCCTCTTCCCACGTCAGCATTCATACCATGGTTCCATTTGATTTGCTGAGATTGAACGTGGGGAATGCGATGAGCACTACCGAAATATTTGTCGCTCCCAAAACCGGAAAATACTTTTTCGCTCTTTCGGGTCTAACTGAAGAACATAAAGCTGCAAACGTCGAAATGCAAGTGAAAACTGCAACAGCGGATTGGTCAAGAGTGGGACAGGCGTATGGTACGCCCGGATATCAAACATATTCACTGCAAGCCACGTTAGATCTTGCTAAAGGCGATCAAATGAGATTACTGCTAGCAGCCGGAGCAATTCATGATACCACCATTCACTATACCAGTTTCGTTGGTCAGCTACTCGAGGAAGACATCCTTCATTAAGTTTAAACAACCAAAGCCAGAAACACTTAATTCTGAAAGGCAAATCAGTTTCAGTGCATTATGCATATGGTGAATGTTGTGTTAGACTGgattggaaataaaaacgggatAAGCAAAGGTGTCATTGTTATTAATTATGACAAATTAATGATAATCATGAAAAGAAGTAGTACTATTAAGttcaaaaacaagttgaacaGAACATTCCTCTCTTTGTTCActacgtttttctttctctttttgaacaTTGCTTTCTTCGAACAATTTTGCAACGTAATGTTAAAGGAAAAGCGTAGGAAACAATAGGCTCACAGAGTCACGGAAATGAAAGATTAAAAAAGCCCCAATGAATATTCAGTCAAATTGATCCGAGATTATGTTTAAACGTGAACCGGTTCTTTCTCATATTTGGAGAAGACAATAGAACGGAGCGACGAGAAAATAGGGTAAATTATCACAATGTAGATGCGGCAATAACGGACACTGTGAAAGACTCTACAATGCCAGAAACGAAATAATTTAACGGTAAATGACTTCATTATAAATAACTTATTGTCATACAGATAATGCAGAAAGTGGATTTAGACGCCACCTTGGCTTTGTGAAAAACATTAGACATCAAGTTCAAATAAGGAGTTTGAAAAAAGCACAAGATGGAAATGAGCTAGTAGAGTGAAGGAAGATGGAATAACTATACCGTAAAAGGAgaacgaaaaggaaaagttgtaCGTGAATGACATTGGGTTAATCAGCGCGATATTGAATTCTTTGACTctaaaaacatctttttttggttttaattaATTCGGAAAGAACCTGAAATCTACAAACTCAACCACCTTCACTCAACAAGCATCAGCTCCTGCTCACACGGGGAATGAGTTCCCGGTAGAGATAACCCAAAAAGGTTGGAAATGTTTCAACATTTATTCGTCTCCATCAACTCCACACGTGATCACTAGTTCTCAATATGGAAGTGTACACCAATGTCGTTGATATCTCTTATCGAGAAAGATATCATTATAGTTCATTTACCGACGTCAttaaaaattaggaaaaaggtatttcttgtttctttaacACTTATTGATTCTACTGATACAACTCCGTATCTTCTAAATAGGCAAAACTCAACAAAACGACAAACTCCCACTGTTAATAGATtaacaaaaacgaaaactcTCCCCCTCCCAATTTCCctggccttcttcttctttatccaTCGTTATTGAAACTATTCGTACAGGGCACACAATATTTTCCATCAATGAGAATCTATGATCATGATacg containing:
- the LOC124197582 gene encoding uncharacterized protein LOC124197582, which produces MPERSENYKSRFGRNAYYRRYVKNELKDTKDDLAKTHAEVESVKKELNALKGAKDELAQTHATFESLKKELANVITTVENMKKDTSVDAASSIGRMPKSCDDLQKIGHRKSGLFSVMGNKTVDNVYCDFTKPTNDTGFQKVIGHFDIKTTPVYFHAQKSSSHVSIHTMVPFDLLRLNVGNAMSTTEIFVAPKTGKYFFALSGLTEEHKAANVEMQVKTATADWSRVGQAYGTPGYQTYSLQATLDLAKGDQMRLLLAAGAIHDTTIHYTSFVGQLLEEDILH